A stretch of DNA from Rattus rattus isolate New Zealand chromosome 1, Rrattus_CSIRO_v1, whole genome shotgun sequence:
AGAAAGGCAATCAGCTATTTCCAGCCATCTACATTAAAATTTGTAATAATATATGAGAAGAGTTGTACTTCAGGGAAATGCCATCAGAGAGAGGGTTTAGAAGACTTCAAAGGGGCACACAATAGAAATTACTCTGAACTATCTGAAATTCAGAATCATTAACCACAAAACAAATTTTGTGCTGGGAGTGAAACTCCATAGTGCAGGAATTATTTAGCTGagtaaggctctgggttccacactaacaaaaacaaacaaaaaacaaaacacaaaaatccaaaaaccaGAAAGTTTTGAGCTTGTTACTACTTAAATAAAATAGGTAAAGTCATTTGGATAATCTAGATTTATTTCAATACATGTGGGTTTCGAAAGGCAAATGGGTCTTACTGTAAATATGTAGTAACATTTAATTATCCACAGATACAAACAATATGTTGTATAGAAATAAACATACAACTTTTTAAGTCATGGTGTGGTTTCCCATGTGTATTATGAACATCAGTTTTCTAATCTTAGGACATATTAGTTAGAACTGTTATTTCTCCTGACTGATTCTTCTTCCCCATTCAGTCTAGTTTGAGCTAAAAGGCAGCAGCAGTTAACTgtaccttgtttgtttgtttgtttttgtttctttctaacatgttttattttcattttataaacgttatcccctttcctggtttcccctgcaGAAACCTACTATGCCATGCCCCCCTGCTCCTGTGAGGGTTCTCCCTCACTCATTCATCCCTCCCTCACACCCCACTTCCCTGatattcttctacactggggcatctagccttgacTGGAACTCTATCTTACAAACTGTATCTCACAGCTGTATATCACAAACGTTGATGAGACTTGAGACTTGTATCTTTCTTAATTTCAATTACTTTCAAGGCTCTAACAATGACATGGACATCATCTTCCTAATCATGGATGCTTTCCTTTCTACTATTTTGAAAATTCTTCTCTTTCAATTTATTCTGTGTGAGAAAATTTCTCATCTTTTTAGTATTAAATCCTGTTTAGTTGAACAATATTGTTAGCTATTGAGGCCACTGTGAATAAAAgtgtttcataaaattattttctaacttAGGTGCAAAGTAACTTGAGATATCAATGAGATTAAGCAATGTAAACTATTGAATATgtcattgaaaaaatatttgaaagaaaaactcTCATGAAATGAACACTATTAAAACTGAAAACTGTTTCAAGTGACTAACATGCTTTCACTAATTGGAACAGGTGTTGACTCACATCTGCACATGAGAAGAATATGAGTTCTTGTCAGTCAAGTAATGTGGATGGGCAAATGTTCATGGGAAGAACTGAAACTTGCTGATTAAAATACTTATGCATTGATTAAGATTTTAAATACTAAATTTTTATGGCTATGAAAGAAGAGATATGTTTCATTAGATGTGATTTTGGTTTAATATCTTCTATAAATTtgttagaacaaaacagaaatgaagaacCAATCTGTGGAGATTGTGTTCATTTTGCTCGAACTGACAGATGACCCTCAGCTACAAATTCcgattttcctgtttctctttttcaattACATCTTAAGTGTGATGGGCAACTTCATAATCATCCTTCTTACCCTGTTGGACCCCCACCTCAAGACTCCTATGTATTTCTTCCTCAggaatttctctttcttagaaATTGCATTCACCACAGTGTGTATTCCCAGGTTCCTGATAAGCATTCTCTCAGGTGACAGAACAATTTCCTACAATGCTTGTGCAGCTCaattattcttctttttcttactaGGGGCCACAGAGTTCTACCTCCTGGCTGCCATGTCCTATGATCGCTATGCAGCCATCTGCAGACCACTGCACTACCCCATCATCATGAACAGCAAAGTGTGTCACCTACTTGTCCTCAGCTCCTGGGGAACTGGGTTTTTAGTCATCTTCCCCCCTTTGCTCTTGGGACTCAAACTTGATTTCTGTGCTTCCAAAACAATAGACCACTTCCTATGTGACACTTCTCCTGTCCTTCAGCTGTCTTGCACAGACACAAATTTCATAGAATTGATGGCTTTTGTCTTAGCTGTCATGACACTTGTCATCACCTTGATCTTAGTGATTCTCTCCTACATGTTCATCATCAAAACCATTTTAAAGTTCCCTTCAGCTCAACAACGGAGAAAGGCCTTTTCCACCTGCTCTTCACACATGGTTGTTGTCTCTATTACTTATGGGAGTTGTATCTTCATGTACATGAAAACATCAGCCAAGGAGAGGGTGACCTTAAATAAAGGTGTAGCTGTGCTCAACACCTCTGTGGCCCCTTTGCTAAACCCTTTCATTTACACCCTAAGGAATAAGCAGGTAAAGGAAGCTTTAAAACATGTGCTTCAAAGATTTTGTTCTCTACAAAACAATGAGACAATGTTTAGACATGCTATTGAAACACCAGTAGTAAAATAGTCAGCAACTCTCAATTGCATTGTTTGTGATCTGAGGCATGTCACTCACTGAGTGTTTAAGGTACATTAAGTTTTTCCTTTCCAGATGTTTCCATAATCTTTAGTTCTGTGCATCTAACTAACAGAGGAGTGTGAGTATCTTCTCATAACAAAATtcttaaattacatatatatagataaattttcttcttgtagaattttattttctatttaacttAAACTTGCTAGATTAACAAATTACTTAGGCTATTTTGGACATtgcaaaggacagagaaaagacaaTTATTATAGAAAAATTGAAGTTGtcataacaaattaaaattttagtatttgaaaaataaaaataaatttctaagatGAAAGATTACTCATGATGAACCTCGTGAAGTTagccaagaaaatatttaagaattctATGACAAGTATAATAAATTATGCCAAGTAATTGCAATTTCGCTAAAAATATTCCCTTGTAGGAGCATGTTAATGgagaatattaaaattttaacttaataagaagatacaatattttaaaattactcaaTATCATAATCTCATATCAACTGGTACATTAAATTACAATGTCTAAATTTTGAAGGAAATGATAACCCAAGATAGatattcttctatttatttttattttgcatttttgtttggagaaattaatgttttaaataaaagtcaGATACAATGTTCTTtccaatttttcttctctttccaattTTTCTTCTGTCAATTTCTGTaaataatgtataaaagaaaCTCTACTATACACTTCAAACCAATGCATTAGACACATGTTCACACTCTATATAATCACAGTGAATTGTTCTCTCTGCCTATTCCAGTTACTGTGTGCCAATATCCATCTGAAAATCCTGAGTTTCTGTACATGGGGCTCAGTTTTATAGACTCTCATAAAAGGCAAGAGCATGGATTTCTGCATTTTTCAGTTTACTTGTTTCAGTTTCCTACACTTCCATGCATCTGCTCTTATTTTTGTAGCAGTGTGGCCACTGTGCTCTTCTCATGGCCAACTTTTACCTCTTTGTCTCAATAATTGCTAATTTCATTTCTGCTATCACCAGAAGAATAAATCATTTACTTCAGTGGGTATAAATGTGAGAACAAGAACGTACAGCTCCTAAAATTACTATTGGTCACGAGCAACTGCATCACCATGTCTTGGAAATTAAACAGGCCAAGGCCAattctctaggaaaaaaaagCTCACAAACTTGTCTTTAATGAATAAAAGTGAAACTATGTAGGAGTGCAGTCTACTTACTGCTGTTCTTCTTGGGACATGCTTCAGCTGGAAATTACAACTCAAGTCATCTACTCTTTTTTGGGTTCCAATACCCAAACTCCCGTAAAGAGGAATAAAGGGCGCTAAAGCATGAGAGCTGTTGGGAGAATACTTAAGGAACTAATATGAAGTTAAAACCATGCCAGGACAGACAAAGGTTAAAGGTAATTGGTAACAGTTTTTAATCTTGTCTGGGAGAAATCTTTCCAGTAATCTTTGCAGTCATATAGATTGTTCTCATACTCTTAGTAAAATTATTACAACCCCCAAATTAAATCATCATTTTCACCACCAAGGGCCTTTCCAAATACTAGTTTCCACTTATACCCTACTTCCAGATTTTGTAAAAAATCGTTTCATTGACAGttattcaaaacataaaaataaggaaacttTGGGAGACAGTGTCTCAGTTTTTCCTCTGTTCTTAGACCACAGCTAGAGAAAGACATATTAATGACCTGGTAATAACTATTTCAAAAAAGTGTCTTAAACAACCAAGCAAAGCAGTATGTGGCCAGAACAGGTGGAGTGTGCCCTGTCCCTTTTGGAAAAAAGGGgacaaccaaacaagcaaaaacaaaataaaacaacatccaaccaaaccaaaccaaaccaaagcaagccaaagcaaaccaaaccaaaacaaacaacaacaataatctCACATAGATTATTTCAGACTCAGCAACTCATGGCTTCTGTTGCCTGATCAGTGCTGGAGACAGGCTATGACCTAGATACATTTGTCATTTTATTGTCAACATCCTACATTatataaaactgtttaaaattcaTGGTCATTTTGAATGCATAAGTCTTTGACACTCTCATGTTATTTCATATCTTCCAGAAGGTATGATGAAAAATGTGATCCAATAGAATAGAGTCAATTGTTTCTGGGGAAGATTTATTGAAAAGTACATCTAACTTAGGACCAGTCCAAGAGAAACACATCTAGAATTAAGATCCACTTACTTTCTATGTGAAATAAGACCTCTGCTCTGGGATTATCTGAAATAAATTAGGTTTCCTCAACAAATCACAGACCTTAGAAAGAGAACTCCCCATGTGCTCAAGTATTCATTCATCTACCCTGACTTCTGCAAATAGAGTTCTAAAATTTGTGCTTTGTGTAGAAGTCAAAAAAGTTAAACTGCTTCTTGACAATcgatgtttatttttgttgattcAGCATTAGAACTATATGCTTCAATACCATAGTACCAGAAATACGTTGATTTCAATATTGAATTATAATTTATACAATTCTGAGTATTTGGAGTGTCTggatttttcttcccttcttttctcactGCTGCATATATTAACCAATTTACTAACCATAGAAATTCAAAATTCAAGTATTAGAAAATTATATTAGTCTCTATGTACTACGACCAAGGGGACATGGCATTCTGGAaaatattttgccttttctttgtggtttcttaGACAACTATGAATATGTTTATTAAGGTACTTTGTACTTTTTACCAGTGCATAatcataaatgataaaaatagccAGGTGATGGTGATTTTCATATTAATCTTAACAATATTCTTACTGCCTAGGGTATTAAAATGCCCAAAAATGAAACTCTCAGGAGAAACCTgaataaaactcaagaaaataggTCTCACACTTTTAAGAGTCTGAAATTTAGTTAATAACAATGATGGTAATTATGATTTTTATGCTAATCAAATCAAGATATTCTTGTTTGAGTTAAGAAACATCTAAAAATTCAGTCAGTTAACCAGTGATACAAATATTGCCTCTTTTAAATAATATAagtgtatgaaattatcaaatctGAAAAAGTATTTTTGAAGGAAAGCCAAGTACCATCTAAGAACTTTACATTTGGTGAGATTGTTGTTCAAAAGTAGTATAACGTATacctatgaaaataaaattattaaattcataTGTAGTAGATACATCTCATGTCAAACACCCTTTTCCAGATGCCTTAGAAGTAAGAACAATGGCATGGCTCAGAAATTCAGATTGACACTATGAAGAGGAGGCCATTGAAAAAGGAATGGCTGAACATCTGTAGTCTCTTATTCACTGTAGTTTGTCtagtttgagtatttttgttaatcaccatctacttAAAATGAAAGCTTCTAAGAGGTGACTTGTGAGATAGAATAATTTATGTGCATAATAAAAATCACTAGGGTTGTTTCAACTTATCAGCTTAAGAGCAATAGATTCTCCTCTGTGGACTATGTCTTGTCTAACCATAGGCTTGGTGCTGACATGACACTTAATAGTTTCATCTTGTAGCTTAAgttaaatctaatcagaaagtgtTTTGTTATTCCCATGAAGCTCATACTACTAATGTAAATCTGTACCACCTTGATTATATCATGTTGTATAACTCAAATATGTGGTGTCTTCAACTAGGAACAATGACAATAGTTTCTAATATCTGTGAAGGGCATGGTTTATGGGGCTCCTCAGGCCAACAGCTCTAAAAGAAACAACCCAGGTCTGGTAGTGGGCTTTTTATTTGTCAATCTCTGGTATCTAATAGGACACTGTTATTCTGTTATAGGATAACTGCATTTTACCTCACTGACATATCCATGTATAACAAAGGCTTCTACTGTTAtaggctttttgtttggttttgttttatttttccttttttgaaaggcCTTTAGTCTTATTTATCCTTAATTATTCCCATCCCTTTCCTATACTCTACCCCTTAACCAATTTAACCCTTTTTATTCCATTAGTTCTCATCTTTCCTCATTATAAAAGTACATAGTAACCCCTTTCCCTTGAACATCCCTACATGATCCTACATCTATTGGTATCTCTGGGagtccctgaaagctctagtGCCAGCAGTGTAATAAAGCACTAGAGGCAAGAAGAAAAACTCAGTTCAGCATGATTTAGCCTGTAAATCAAGTTCAAACTTCTGTAGTCTGTTACCAAGTGGTTCACTTTAGACATATTTCAATACAGTATGATTTTAGAAgttaggaaaaatttaaaaaacaaagataatgtTAAGATCTAGAAAAAGAGAGTCTGGGTTAAACATTGTGAGGAATATGGGTGAGGTCTACAGATACCTTAGGTCATTAGTTAATTAGTAACATCCACTCCCAGCTTACTGTGTGGGAAACAGGGAGCCTGCCAGGCCTGGAATGGGCTGAAGTGGGACACAGGGTTGGAAATCAGTTAGAAGATTGAAATTCTATGGCCTTTTGGCTCTCTAACTATACTGAATTCTGAAActgttggcttttaaaaaatctaaaaagtttctCCCTTATTCTATGGTTAAAAACCTCAGGCTTAAAATGGATCCCTAGCTGGACcaatctctagatggcctttcctttagtttctgttccattttttgtccctgtctttcctttggataggaatatttcttggttaaaaattttaagatgccgggtggccccatccctcaactgggggctgtgcctatctactggaggtggcctcTACATGTTCTAACTCCTCTTTGAAACATATATCAGCTAAAGTCATCAcaactgggtcctgggagcctcttgcttccctggggtttgggactttctagtggctacccccagttcttcATCCCCtactgctatttatttatttcaatttcctaACTCTCTATAtttctgtcccttccaatacctgacCCTGTCCACCATTTTTCCTcccccttgtctctctctctctcaaatacctctctccctctacctcctatgaatattttgtttctgttctatgcaatcttggttttctttcttttcaaactcATGCTTTAGGGATTGTATCATTGTTATTCTGAGCCTTTAGGCTAATGtacacttatgagtgagtgcataccacatgtgttcttttgtgattgcattacctcactcaggatgatattttctatttccattcatttgcctgcgaatttcatgaaaatcattgtttttaatagctgagtagtactccattgtggaaatgtaccacattttctgtatccattcttctgttgaaggacatctgggttgtttccaacttctggctattataaataaggctgctataaacatagtggggcatgtgtccttgtgatatgttggagcatcttttgggtatatgttcagtagtggtataactgggtcttcaagtagaactatttccaattttctgaggaacagccataCTGACAGGACCTTGTTATGGCTGTTCCCAGAGGTTCTATCAGCACATTACCAGTAAAGATGCatatactcacagccaaccattgaactgagcccGGTGACCcaaatggaagagctaggggaagaattgaaggagttgaaggggattacaacctcattggaagaacaataccaactcagagctcccagggactaaaccaccaaacaaaggagtatacatggaggccatggctccagctacatatgtagcagaggatggccttatctgacatcagtgggagggtaggcccttggtcctgtggaggcttgatatcccagtgtagggggatgctagagcagtgaggcatgGGAGGGGGAGTGGGTGGAGACAAAAAGGTGAGTGGTTGGGAGTTGGgtggggagtttgtggaggggtaaccaggaaggggaataacatttgaaatgttactaaatgattatttaaaagaaaaaaaaaaacctggcttGTGCAAATAACACCTGGTGCTTAACAGCTGTGGGTTTAGTAAAATGGTCCTTCCTTAGGTTTTTCTTAGTTCTCAGCATTCCTGGCCTGTGGCTGGGAGTTTAACTCCCAGTTGGCTAGTGAAAGTcactcacaggaagaaaatacACACTCTGAAAGGGCACTGTAATCTTTAATTCTAAGAGAAAGTAAAAGAGGGAGAAAACAGCCTACTAAGAAACCAAGTCTTtggggttcagactccatcttattgaacctgacctaaggttgaagtCAAGTTAACTTACAAATTGGTACCTAGCACTGGTTCCACAcagcacctcccccacccccaaacaagtACTGATTTAGCATCAGTTTCCACATTGCATTATCCCCCAACAATACCTgcatctagcaccagtttccaggttacccccAATAAATCTGCAACCCTGGGTTACAGGCCTGCTCCTGATACTTCACTTCCTTACAATCACccaatcagaaaaaaacaaacaaagaaacaaacatcacagaagttaagtttatggtttggctcccagccccatccaattatgttaaaggccataatgacTTCCAGTCAGACCAGGCTAGACACAtccttcttgcctctataaatgcttgcctgagACTAAGCTCAGGGCTCCACTTTCCTGCTGTGTCAGAGTTGGCAGGGAGCCCAGCTCCAGCTTGAATAAAGAGATCTTATTGTAATTGCATTGAAATAGGCTCCTTTGTGGTCTTTTTGGAATTAAGGAACATTTAGGGACATAACATTACCAGAATACTCTCTTTACTCATTGTTTTCAgttcttatacatttttttttcagaatacatgatcatgtGGTATCACTTTCAAAAGTTCATCTCATGTTCAAACAGAAATTCAAATCATAGATTAAGAAGTTTACTATAGAGATGTTTACATGTACTTCCATTAAGTTGTTATCTAgctagttatttatttatttatttatttatttttatattcatttctttttttttttaacttgagtatttcttatatacatttcgagtgttattccctttcccggtttccgggcaaacatccccttccctcccccccttccttatgggtgttcccctccccaccccccccccccttgccgccctcccccccacagtctagttcactgggggttcagtcttagcaggacccagggcttccccttccactggtgctttttctaggatattcattgctacctatgaggtcagagtccagggtcagtccatgtatagtctttaggtagtggcttagtccctggaagctctggttgcttggcattgttgtacatatggggtctcaagccccttcaagctcttccagttcattctctgattccttcaacggggtcccgttctcagttcagtggtttgctgctggcattcgcctctgtatttgctgtattctggctgtgtctctcaggatcgatctacatccggctcctgtcggtctgcacttctttgcttcatccatcttgtctaattgggtggctctatatgtatgggccacatgtggggcaggctctgaatgggtgttccttcagtctctgttttaatctttgcctctctcttccctgccaaggtattcttgttccccttttaaagaaggagtgaagccttcacattttgatcatccgtcttgagtttcatttgttctaggcaactagggtaattcaagcatttgggctaatagccacttatcagtgagtgcataccatgtatgcctttctgtgattgggttagctcactcaggatgatattttccagttccaaccatttgcctacgaatttcataaacttgttgtttttgatagctgagtaatattccattgtgtagatgtaccacattttctgtatccattcctctgttgaagggcatctgggttctttccagcttctggctattataaataaggctggatgaacatagtggagccgtgtcttttttatatgttggggcatcttttgggtatatgcccaagagaggtatagctggatcctcaggcagttcaatgtccaattttctgagaaacctccagactgatttccagaatggttgtaccagtctgcaaccccaccaacaatggaggtgttcctctttctccgcatcctcgccagcatttgctgtcacctgagttttgatcttagccattctcactggtgtgaggtgaaatctcagggttgttttgatttgcatttccctgatgactaaagatgttgaacatttctttttaggtgtttctcagccattcggcattcctcagctgtgaattctttgtttagctctgaaccccatttttaatagggttattttgtctccctcttggtctaacttttgagttctttgtatatttttggatataaggcctctatctgttgtaggattggtaagatctttttcccaatctgttggttgccgtttgtcctgaccacagtgtcctttgcccttacagaagctttgtagttttatgagatcccatttgtgattcttgatcttagagcataagccattggtgttttgttcaggaaatttttccagtgcccatgtgtttagatgcttccctagttttcttctagtagtttgagtgtgtctggtttgatgtggaggtccttgatccacttggacttaagctttgtacagggtgataagcatggatcgatctgcattcttctacatgttgacctccagttgaaccagcac
This window harbors:
- the LOC116889934 gene encoding olfactory receptor 6C6-like, producing MKNQSVEIVFILLELTDDPQLQIPIFLFLFFNYILSVMGNFIIILLTLLDPHLKTPMYFFLRNFSFLEIAFTTVCIPRFLISILSGDRTISYNACAAQLFFFFLLGATEFYLLAAMSYDRYAAICRPLHYPIIMNSKVCHLLVLSSWGTGFLVIFPPLLLGLKLDFCASKTIDHFLCDTSPVLQLSCTDTNFIELMAFVLAVMTLVITLILVILSYMFIIKTILKFPSAQQRRKAFSTCSSHMVVVSITYGSCIFMYMKTSAKERVTLNKGVAVLNTSVAPLLNPFIYTLRNKQVKEALKHVLQRFCSLQNNETMFRHAIETPVVK